The Verrucomicrobium spinosum DSM 4136 = JCM 18804 DNA segment GCGGGCAGTCCGGCAGCAATGCGGTTGAGTTTGACCAGCGGGGTGCGGCCGACGGTTTCAACGATGTTGGGGTAGAAGGACATGGTCGGGATTGTTTCCTAAGGTTTGAGGAATCTGGCTTGGATCTTTTTTGTTGGTTGAGGGCCGCCGGATATCCGGCGGCCCCTTTTTCCAACCAACCAACTCTCACACGGCACTACTGAAAAAACTGAAGGTGGAGCATCGCTCCCTTGCTTGCGGGCTTCGCTTATTTGGCGGGCGTGTAGATCTCGTCGAACGTGCCGCCGTCAGCGAAGTGGGTCTTGGCCGCCTTCACCCATCCGCCGAAAGCTTCGTCGATGGTGAAGAGGTTCAGCTTCGGGAAGGTCGCGCCGTACTTGGCAGCGGCTTTCTCGGAGCGGGGGCGGTAGAAGTTCTTGCCGGCGATGTCCTGGCCTTCGTCAGTGTAGAGGTACTTGAGGTAGGCTTCGGCCACGGCGCGGGTGCCCTTCTTGTCCACGACCTTGTCCACCACGGCCACGGTCGGTTCAGCAAGGATGCTCAGGGAGGGGACGATCGTCTGGTACTTGCTGGCACCGAACTCCTTCTGCACGAGGAAGGCCTCGTTTTCCCAGGAGATGAAGACGTCACCCAGTTCACGCTGCACGAAGGTGTTCGTGGAGGCGCGGGCACCGGAGTCGAGCACCGGCACGTTCTTGTAGAGCTTCTTCACAAACTCCTTGGCCTTGTCATCGCTGCCGTACTTGCGCTTGGCGAACTCCCAGGCGGCCAGGTAGTTCCACTGGGCGCCACCGGAGGTCTTCGGGTTCGGGGTGATTACGGACACGCCGTCCTTGATGAGGTCATCCCAGTCCTTGATGCCCTTTGGGTTGCCGGCACGGACGATGAAGACGATCGTGCTGGTGTAGGGGGCGGAGTTGTTCGGGAGGCGCTTCTGCCAGTCGGCGGGCAGGAGGCCAGCCTTGTCGGCGATCGCGTTCACGTCGTTGGCCAGGGCCAGAGTCACCACATCGGCTTCCAGGCCGTCGATGACCGCACGCGCCTGCTTGCCGGAACCACCGTGAGACTGGTCAATCGTGACGTCCTTGCCGGTCGTGTCCTTCCAATGCTTCGCGAACGCCTTGTTGAACTCCACGTAGAGCTCACGGGTTGGGTCATAGGAAACATTCAGCAGACCTTCTGCGAAGAGGGAGGAGCCCAGCACGCCGGTCGCCGTCAGGGCGAGCACGGATTTGAGGAAGAATTTCTTGTTCATGTTCTGGAGGTGTTGTGTTTTGACTTTGATTTTTTTGAAGGGGAAAAAGCGGGGTCTTTTTCGAATGGGGGCCGGATTGCTCCGGCCAAGAGGGCCGTGGGATTAGAAGGAGAAGCGGACGCCCGTCAGGTAGGTCCAGCCGCTGTAGTCACCACCGTTGCCGCCGCCGTTCACGTCAGCGTACTCCGCACCGCCGAGCACCTTCAGCTTGTCGCCGTAGATGAAGTACTGGAAGCCGAGGTAGGCGGCGTTGTAACGATCTCCACGCCCGCCACCGGTCAGGTTGGGGGCGTTGCGCTCATAGCGGCTCTGCGCGTACACGCTGTCCGGACCATCGCCATCCGCGAAGGAATAGCGGCCCACGAGCTGGAGCTTGTCGGGTACGAGGTCAAACGTCGGCTGGATGAAGAAGCCCCAGGCGTCAGCAGCCTGGCCGGTGCCGGCGAAACCTTCCACCACGAGACCGATGCGGCCGTCCTGCACCCAGAAGGTGCTGGAGAACAGGTCTTCATAGCGGTTCAGGATCGTGCTTCCGGCTTCGATCTCGCTGTGCAGCCAGTCAAAACGCCAGTCAGCCTTCTTCACGCCCAGGGCTTCCTTGAAGTCGTAGCCGAAGCCGGCACCAAAGGCGATGCCGCCGTCGAACTGGCCAAACTCCTCGTCGATGTCATTGGAGTAAATCCCAGCCTGGTAAGTGAAGTTGCCGATCTTGCCGTCTGCGATCGCGCCCACCACGCGGTCCACGCGCAGTTGGTTGAAGATCTGGGACCGCTCAAAGGTCGGCTGGTTGTTCGTGGACTGGAGGAAGTCGTAGTAGCCGATCTGGGGCTTCTGGCGGCCCAGGGTCAGGTTGAACTCCTTCGAGGGGCGCCACTTGATGTAGGCATCCACGAGGCCGTTGTAGAAGGGGTCAAAGCCATCCGAGCTCTGCGCATCCAAACGAACGTCAAACTGGTTGAAGAGCTTGGCGTCGAAACCGAAGCGGGAGCGGCGGTCTTCCCAGCCGTCTTCATCGCCCTGGTCGGAATCCACCCAGTGGTACTGGCCCTGGTAACGGCCGCGGAGCTTGAACTCCTGGATGATCGGGTTGTCCTTGTTCTTGTAGAGCGTGGCGAGTCCCCAGATCTTGTCGTAGAGGGATTCTTCCTTCTCTTCCTTTTGCACGGGGGCGCTCCCCTTGCCGGAGGTGGTGACGATTTCGCCGGCCTGGGCTCCAACCGTGAGGGAGGTCACGGTGAGCGCCAGCAGCGCCTGGCTGGTGATGGTGTTGCGGAATTTCATGCGGTTGTTGTTGCTGAAGTGTTGATGCTTGATGGATGTGTCTTGGCATGGGCATGCGGCGTCCGGATTTCCGGTGGGCACACACCTTCGGATTGCGGGGTGATGCCTCCGGAGGTGCGGTCGGCAAAGACGGACAAGGTCTGACGCTGGCTAAAGGGAACGGGAGGCAACGGTGGGCCTGCTGGCGTCATGAGACGCAGGGGCGGCCACGGTTTGTTTCCTTGAAACCTCCGGTGTTCCGGTCAGTCCCTTGGGCGCGGTACGATGAAATCTGTCCGCGCTGAATTTAAATCAACAGAGGATCAACTTGCTGGCTTGAGAGGAGCGGGTCATGGCGGGATCAGGCTCGCTTTTTGGCGGTGGCCTGGGCACCGTTCACCGCATCGGGCAGGCGCGTCTTCTCGGTGCTTTCCACCTGGGTGACACGGCCTTCATGGACAACGATCTGGACGGATCCAAAACGCATGGCATCCACCTTGCGGCGGACGATTTCGACCCACGCTTCAGTGGCGAGGTCATTTTCAACGGAGTAGCTCATGGGAGGATTAGAGAGGGTTCTGGGATTTGGAGAGAAGCGTGAGAAAACCGTCAAGAGGGTCCGCGTGGCGCACGCGGCTGGGCTTGGTGACTCGTTGGGAGGCTTTGCTCTTGGCAGGTTTTTCTGATTCGGCTTCGAAGGGCAGTTGCACGCCGTCGCGCTCCATTTTCCGGAGAGTGACGGACACGACATCCGCCAGCGTGTAGCGGTCGAGGATCTGGGCGATGGCATTGCGCACATCAATCATCAGCATCCGGAGACCGCAGTGGTGCTCGTCAGGACACGTACATCGTTCGTAGTCCGTCTCACTTGCGCATCCGATCGGGGC contains these protein-coding regions:
- a CDS encoding sulfate ABC transporter substrate-binding protein, with the protein product MNKKFFLKSVLALTATGVLGSSLFAEGLLNVSYDPTRELYVEFNKAFAKHWKDTTGKDVTIDQSHGGSGKQARAVIDGLEADVVTLALANDVNAIADKAGLLPADWQKRLPNNSAPYTSTIVFIVRAGNPKGIKDWDDLIKDGVSVITPNPKTSGGAQWNYLAAWEFAKRKYGSDDKAKEFVKKLYKNVPVLDSGARASTNTFVQRELGDVFISWENEAFLVQKEFGASKYQTIVPSLSILAEPTVAVVDKVVDKKGTRAVAEAYLKYLYTDEGQDIAGKNFYRPRSEKAAAKYGATFPKLNLFTIDEAFGGWVKAAKTHFADGGTFDEIYTPAK
- a CDS encoding porin, with product MKFRNTITSQALLALTVTSLTVGAQAGEIVTTSGKGSAPVQKEEKEESLYDKIWGLATLYKNKDNPIIQEFKLRGRYQGQYHWVDSDQGDEDGWEDRRSRFGFDAKLFNQFDVRLDAQSSDGFDPFYNGLVDAYIKWRPSKEFNLTLGRQKPQIGYYDFLQSTNNQPTFERSQIFNQLRVDRVVGAIADGKIGNFTYQAGIYSNDIDEEFGQFDGGIAFGAGFGYDFKEALGVKKADWRFDWLHSEIEAGSTILNRYEDLFSSTFWVQDGRIGLVVEGFAGTGQAADAWGFFIQPTFDLVPDKLQLVGRYSFADGDGPDSVYAQSRYERNAPNLTGGGRGDRYNAAYLGFQYFIYGDKLKVLGGAEYADVNGGGNGGDYSGWTYLTGVRFSF
- a CDS encoding YezD family protein translates to MSYSVENDLATEAWVEIVRRKVDAMRFGSVQIVVHEGRVTQVESTEKTRLPDAVNGAQATAKKRA
- a CDS encoding RrF2 family transcriptional regulator, whose product is MHLTKKGEYALRTLIRLGIAQRQGKDVVSVSNLAEGENLPFKFIENILQELRLAGYVESKRGKEGGCRLAKPQVDITIGEVVRLIDGRLAPIGCASETDYERCTCPDEHHCGLRMLMIDVRNAIAQILDRYTLADVVSVTLRKMERDGVQLPFEAESEKPAKSKASQRVTKPSRVRHADPLDGFLTLLSKSQNPL